Proteins encoded in a region of the Streptomyces sp. NBC_00513 genome:
- a CDS encoding ABC transporter substrate-binding protein, with protein sequence MPRTGRPMLTAALLAAISVLAGACTGQGGSAAADDPKAEVTLNFWHGWSAPGEVKAIEDNIGRFRRAHPNIKVRITGNMTDDKINQALRAGGDKAPDVVSSFTTDSVGKFCDSGAFADLNPFLAKSGVDKTKVFPKTLLEYTRFDDNQCTLPLLNDAYGLVYDKTAFAAAGITAPPKTWSEFVEVAQKLTVPRGDTYDRLGVMPTFHGYETTPMRLAAQWSPSWFDARGKSNLAADPGFARMLTAQKDLVAKLGGYEKLERFRSTFGDEWSAEHPFHRGQVAMQIDGEWRPAMAREAGVKFEVGTAPLPVPDDRLAEYGKGYLSGTVMGISAASGKQNAAWELVKYMTTDTDAVVDFANAIHNVPSTLAALESPRLRVTPEFRTFIDIARHPASSTTPAQADGGTYQLTFQEFAYRVEKGDVPDIAAGLAATDKQIDTDIAKAKQPR encoded by the coding sequence ATGCCCAGAACCGGACGACCGATGCTCACGGCCGCGCTCCTCGCGGCGATATCCGTACTCGCCGGGGCCTGTACGGGCCAGGGGGGATCCGCCGCCGCGGACGACCCGAAGGCCGAGGTCACGCTCAACTTCTGGCACGGCTGGTCCGCACCCGGCGAGGTGAAGGCCATCGAGGACAACATCGGCCGCTTCCGGCGGGCGCACCCCAACATCAAGGTCCGGATCACGGGCAACATGACCGACGACAAGATCAACCAGGCGTTGCGCGCGGGCGGGGACAAGGCCCCCGACGTGGTCTCCTCCTTCACCACCGACAGCGTCGGCAAGTTCTGCGACTCCGGCGCGTTCGCGGACCTGAACCCCTTCCTCGCCAAGTCGGGCGTCGACAAGACGAAGGTCTTCCCCAAGACCCTGCTGGAGTACACCCGGTTCGACGACAACCAGTGCACGCTGCCGCTGTTGAACGACGCGTACGGCCTCGTCTACGACAAGACCGCCTTCGCCGCCGCCGGGATCACCGCGCCCCCCAAGACCTGGAGCGAGTTCGTCGAGGTCGCGCAGAAGCTGACGGTGCCCCGCGGGGACACCTACGACCGGCTCGGCGTCATGCCGACCTTCCACGGCTACGAGACCACCCCCATGCGGCTGGCCGCGCAGTGGAGCCCGAGCTGGTTCGACGCGCGGGGCAAGTCGAACCTGGCCGCCGACCCGGGCTTCGCGCGGATGCTGACCGCGCAGAAGGACCTGGTCGCCAAGTTGGGCGGTTACGAGAAGCTGGAGCGCTTCCGCAGCACCTTCGGTGACGAGTGGAGCGCCGAACACCCTTTCCACCGGGGCCAGGTCGCCATGCAGATCGACGGCGAGTGGCGCCCCGCGATGGCCAGGGAGGCCGGGGTGAAGTTCGAGGTCGGGACGGCGCCGCTGCCCGTCCCGGACGACCGGCTCGCCGAGTACGGCAAGGGCTACCTCTCCGGCACGGTCATGGGCATCTCCGCGGCGAGCGGGAAGCAGAACGCCGCCTGGGAGCTGGTGAAGTACATGACCACCGACACCGACGCGGTGGTGGACTTCGCCAACGCCATCCACAACGTGCCCTCCACTCTGGCCGCGCTGGAGTCCCCGCGGCTCCGGGTGACCCCCGAGTTCCGGACCTTCATCGACATCGCCCGGCACCCCGCGTCGAGCACCACGCCGGCCCAGGCCGACGGCGGCACCTACCAACTGACCTTCCAGGAGTTCGCGTACCGGGTCGAGAAGGGCGACGTGCCCGACATCGCGGCCGGTCTCGCCGCGACCGACAAGCAGATCGACACCGACATCGCGAAGGCCAAGCAGCCCCGATGA
- a CDS encoding carbohydrate ABC transporter permease: MADSTALPRGRKPLLHWVAVHSLGVAAALFFVLPFVFLFLTSLMSDQQALTRDLWPRTWEWDNYVQVWNTPGFLTWWRNTLLYAGLGTLLTVVSSVPVAYALAKFRFRGRRLSLLLVIAMMMLPPQVVVIPMYLFWAKQLDLSGTLWPLIVPMAFGDAFSIFLLRQFLLTIPDEYLDAARVDGCGEVRTLLRVVLPMARPGIAAVALFQFFAAWNDYFGPQIYASDNPAAWTLSYGLESFKGAHHTNWNLTMAATVLVMAPVIVLFFLAQKAFVEGVTLTGVKG, encoded by the coding sequence ATGGCCGACTCGACCGCGCTCCCCCGGGGCCGCAAGCCGCTGCTGCACTGGGTCGCGGTGCACTCCCTGGGGGTGGCCGCCGCCCTGTTCTTCGTCCTCCCCTTCGTCTTCCTCTTCCTCACCTCGCTGATGAGCGACCAGCAGGCGCTGACCCGTGACCTGTGGCCGCGCACCTGGGAGTGGGACAACTACGTCCAGGTCTGGAACACCCCCGGATTCCTGACCTGGTGGCGCAACACGCTGCTGTACGCCGGACTCGGCACACTGCTGACCGTGGTGTCCTCGGTGCCCGTCGCCTACGCGCTCGCCAAGTTCCGCTTCCGCGGCAGGCGACTGTCGCTGCTGCTGGTGATCGCCATGATGATGCTGCCGCCGCAGGTGGTGGTCATCCCGATGTACCTCTTCTGGGCCAAGCAGTTGGACCTGTCCGGGACCCTGTGGCCGCTGATCGTCCCGATGGCGTTCGGCGACGCCTTCTCGATCTTCCTGCTCCGCCAGTTCCTGCTGACCATCCCCGACGAGTACCTGGACGCGGCCCGCGTCGACGGCTGCGGCGAGGTGCGGACGCTGCTCCGCGTGGTCCTGCCGATGGCCAGGCCGGGCATCGCGGCCGTCGCCCTGTTCCAGTTCTTCGCCGCCTGGAACGACTACTTCGGCCCCCAGATCTACGCCTCCGACAACCCGGCCGCCTGGACGCTCAGTTACGGCCTGGAGTCCTTCAAGGGCGCGCACCACACCAACTGGAACCTGACCATGGCCGCGACCGTGCTGGTCATGGCCCCGGTGATCGTCCTCTTCTTCCTCGCCCAGAAGGCGTTCGTCGAGGGAGTCACCCTGACCGGAGTGAAGGGCTAG
- a CDS encoding N-acetylglucosamine kinase has translation MGVSRSGPAAVLAVDAGNSKTDVALIAADGTVLGTGRSGGFQPPRVGVEPAVDVLARAVAEAAEAAGLPRPRPGAPYAAQVSACLANADLPVEERRLADAIGARGWGAATEVRNDTFAILRAGLADTGPARGVAVVCGAGINCVGMLPDGRTARFPAVGRISGDWGGGAGLAEEAVWWAARAEDGRGGPTELARALPGHFGLGSMYELIEALHLGGAPQRRTHELVPVLFAVAAEGDPVAAAIVDRQADEVVAMASVALGRLDLLGEATPVVLGGSVLAAGHPRLNGRVEAGLAERAPLARMSVIVAPPVLGAGLLGLDALGAPAGAREKLRAHFG, from the coding sequence ATGGGCGTGAGCCGGTCCGGCCCGGCGGCGGTCCTGGCCGTCGACGCGGGCAACAGCAAGACCGACGTGGCGCTGATCGCCGCAGACGGCACGGTGCTCGGCACCGGACGGTCGGGGGGCTTCCAACCGCCCCGGGTCGGGGTCGAACCGGCCGTGGACGTGCTCGCTCGGGCCGTCGCGGAGGCCGCCGAGGCCGCCGGACTGCCCCGGCCGCGGCCGGGCGCCCCGTACGCCGCGCAGGTCTCGGCCTGCCTGGCCAACGCCGACCTGCCGGTCGAGGAACGCCGACTGGCGGACGCGATCGGCGCGCGCGGCTGGGGCGCGGCGACCGAGGTCCGCAACGACACCTTCGCCATCCTGCGGGCGGGGCTCGCGGACACCGGGCCGGCGCGCGGGGTCGCGGTGGTGTGCGGGGCCGGCATCAACTGCGTGGGGATGCTTCCCGACGGGCGGACCGCGCGGTTCCCGGCGGTCGGTCGGATCTCCGGCGACTGGGGCGGTGGGGCCGGCCTCGCCGAGGAGGCCGTGTGGTGGGCGGCCCGGGCCGAGGACGGCCGGGGCGGGCCGACGGAGCTGGCGCGGGCGCTGCCCGGGCACTTCGGTCTCGGCTCCATGTACGAGTTGATCGAGGCCCTGCACCTGGGCGGGGCACCCCAGCGGCGGACGCACGAACTGGTGCCGGTGCTGTTCGCGGTGGCCGCCGAGGGCGATCCGGTGGCGGCGGCGATCGTGGACCGGCAGGCGGACGAGGTGGTGGCGATGGCCTCGGTGGCGTTGGGCCGCCTCGACCTGCTGGGCGAGGCGACTCCCGTCGTGCTGGGCGGCAGTGTGCTCGCGGCCGGGCATCCGCGGCTCAACGGGCGGGTCGAGGCGGGGCTCGCCGAACGGGCTCCGCTGGCCCGGATGTCGGTGATCGTGGCTCCGCCGGTGCTGGGGGCGGGGCTGCTGGGGCTGGACGCGCTGGGCGCGCCTGCCGGGGCCCGTGAAAAACTCCGTGCCCATTTCGGGTGA
- a CDS encoding carbohydrate ABC transporter permease, giving the protein MTTRTLRAKRRGARLRTAAFMSPWLIGFAVFFAYPLLSTVYFSFTRYDGFRPPVFNGLDNWAYVFSDYPLFWPAMRNTLWLVVVMVSCRIVFGLGVGLLITRIKTGAGIFRTLFYLPYLAPPVAATLAFVFLLNPGTGPVNVLLDSVGLPTPGWFTDAEWSKPALTVLAVWGVGDLMVIFMAALLDVPREQYEAAELDGAGAWARFRHITLPNISPIILFAVVTGVIQAMQYYTQPLVAGKVAAGVIGGSGQQFEPGYPDRSTLTLPQVVYNVGFQRFDYGSASVVALVLFALSMAFTALLMRRRGGLIGSGD; this is encoded by the coding sequence ATGACCACACGCACCTTGCGGGCGAAGCGCCGCGGGGCGAGGCTGCGCACCGCGGCCTTCATGTCGCCCTGGCTGATCGGGTTCGCGGTGTTCTTCGCCTACCCCCTGCTGTCCACCGTGTACTTCTCCTTCACCCGGTACGACGGCTTCCGTCCACCCGTCTTCAACGGCCTGGACAACTGGGCGTACGTGTTCTCGGACTATCCGCTGTTCTGGCCCGCGATGCGCAACACGCTCTGGTTGGTCGTGGTCATGGTGAGCTGCCGGATCGTCTTCGGCCTCGGCGTCGGCCTGCTCATCACGCGGATCAAGACGGGCGCCGGGATCTTCCGGACCCTGTTCTACCTGCCCTACCTGGCCCCGCCGGTGGCCGCGACCCTGGCCTTCGTCTTCCTGCTCAACCCGGGGACCGGGCCGGTCAACGTGCTGCTGGACTCGGTGGGGCTGCCCACGCCGGGCTGGTTCACCGACGCCGAATGGTCCAAGCCGGCGCTGACCGTGCTCGCCGTGTGGGGCGTGGGCGACCTGATGGTGATCTTCATGGCCGCGCTGCTCGACGTACCGAGGGAGCAGTACGAGGCCGCCGAGCTGGACGGGGCCGGTGCCTGGGCCCGGTTCCGGCACATCACCCTGCCGAACATCTCGCCGATCATCCTGTTCGCGGTGGTCACGGGGGTCATCCAGGCCATGCAGTACTACACCCAGCCGCTGGTGGCGGGGAAGGTCGCGGCGGGCGTCATCGGCGGCTCGGGGCAGCAGTTCGAGCCGGGCTACCCCGACCGGTCCACGCTGACGCTGCCGCAGGTCGTCTACAACGTCGGCTTCCAGCGCTTCGACTACGGGAGCGCGTCCGTGGTCGCGCTGGTCCTCTTCGCCCTCTCCATGGCCTTCACCGCGCTCCTCATGCGCCGCCGTGGCGGACTGATCGGATCCGGTGACTGA
- a CDS encoding 6-phospho-beta-glucosidase: protein MKLAVVGGGSTYTPELIDGFARLRDTLPVHELVLIDPAAERLELIGALARRILARQGHPGLITTTSDLDAGVADADAVLIQLRIGGQAARLQDETWPLECGCVGQETTGAGGLAKALRTVPVVLDIAERVRRANPDAWIIDFTNPVGIVTRALLKAGHKAVGLCNVAIGFQRKFAALLDVAPAEIHLDHVGLNHLTWETAVRLGGPGGTDMLPGLLAEHGDAVAADLRLPRAVLDRLGVVPSYYLRYFYAHDAVVRELGEKPSRAAEVAAMEKELLALYGDPALDEKPALLAKRGGAFYSEAAVDLAAALLGGGGPSVQVVNTLNNGTLPFLADDAVIEVQALVDGSGPVPLAVSRPDPLYAGLISHVTAYEDLALDAALRGGRERVFRALLAHPLVGQFDLAEGLTDRLLAHNKEHLAWA from the coding sequence ATGAAACTCGCAGTGGTGGGCGGCGGTTCCACCTACACCCCCGAGCTGATCGACGGCTTCGCGCGGCTGCGCGACACCCTCCCCGTCCACGAACTGGTCCTGATCGACCCGGCCGCCGAACGGCTGGAGCTGATCGGCGCTCTCGCCCGGCGGATCCTCGCCCGCCAGGGCCACCCGGGGCTGATCACCACCACCTCCGATCTGGACGCGGGCGTGGCCGACGCCGACGCGGTGCTGATCCAACTGCGGATCGGCGGCCAGGCCGCCCGTCTCCAGGACGAGACCTGGCCGCTGGAGTGCGGCTGCGTCGGCCAGGAGACAACCGGCGCGGGCGGCCTCGCCAAGGCGCTGCGCACGGTCCCGGTGGTCCTCGACATCGCCGAGCGGGTGCGGCGCGCCAACCCGGACGCCTGGATCATCGACTTCACCAACCCGGTCGGGATCGTCACCCGCGCCCTGCTGAAGGCCGGGCACAAGGCGGTCGGGCTGTGCAACGTCGCCATCGGCTTCCAGCGGAAGTTCGCGGCGCTGCTGGACGTGGCCCCCGCCGAGATCCACCTCGACCACGTCGGGCTCAACCACCTGACCTGGGAGACCGCCGTACGCCTCGGTGGTCCCGGGGGCACGGACATGCTGCCGGGGCTGCTCGCCGAGCACGGGGACGCGGTCGCCGCCGACCTGCGCCTGCCGCGCGCGGTACTGGACCGGCTCGGCGTGGTCCCCTCGTACTACCTGCGCTACTTCTACGCCCACGACGCGGTGGTCCGGGAGCTCGGCGAGAAGCCCTCGCGGGCCGCCGAGGTCGCCGCGATGGAGAAGGAACTGCTGGCGCTGTACGGGGACCCGGCCTTGGACGAGAAGCCGGCGCTGCTGGCCAAGCGGGGCGGGGCCTTCTACTCGGAGGCGGCCGTGGACCTGGCGGCGGCCCTGCTGGGCGGCGGCGGCCCGTCCGTGCAGGTGGTCAACACCCTCAACAACGGGACCCTGCCGTTCCTCGCGGACGACGCGGTCATCGAGGTACAGGCCCTGGTCGACGGCTCGGGGCCGGTGCCGCTGGCCGTGTCGCGCCCGGACCCGCTGTACGCCGGGCTGATCTCGCACGTCACCGCCTACGAGGACCTCGCGCTGGACGCGGCCCTGCGCGGAGGGCGCGAGCGGGTCTTCCGGGCGCTGCTCGCGCACCCCCTGGTGGGGCAGTTCGACCTCGCCGAGGGGCTGACCGACCGGCTGCTCGCGCACAACAAGGAGCACCTGGCATGGGCGTGA